In the Nicotiana tabacum cultivar K326 chromosome 16, ASM71507v2, whole genome shotgun sequence genome, one interval contains:
- the LOC107773857 gene encoding G-type lectin S-receptor-like serine/threonine-protein kinase LECRK3 produces MAVLLWLLFLSAFHVVALAQQRNFNITPGSSLTPTANSSWFSPSRRFSFGFYEQTNGYAVGISISSMPKKTAVWTANRISPAVPSSAVLLLTSDGRLIVQVGQGQEIPVINPSQAIASASMLDTGNFVLYNSNHNIIWQSFDNPTNTILPGQHLSAGQELFSSASEEDDSLGIFRLKMQSDGNLVQYPVQTPDTAQYSYFSTGTSGVGNNVTLNLGDDSLLYLLNSTVSLKNLTKGDYPRERTIYFMKIDVDGILRVYSHFLSQQNSSAIWSSAYDRCVPKGLCGLNGFCINIDDQVSCACLPGFDFVKPGNWSAGCERNFTAETCRLKEKTSKYYAMRSVENTRWEDISYATLVTTTKEDCVQACLQDCNCEAALFKDRECRKQRLPLRYGRRDMSDSNLALVKVGINVFAEEGLFNQIEETKGEKLRMDILIAGITLAAFAFLVLGISGFLIHRNHIWTYRKIQESRSVHLCEDVGPRAFSYAELEQATSGFTEELGRGAFGTVFKGILAEDQKVVAVKRLDKELVEGEKEFQTEMKIIGRTHHRNLVRLLGYCLDGSRRLLVYEYMSNGSLSDILFTPEKQPTWEERCGIARDIARGLLYLHDECDTQIIHCDIKPQNILMDDHFCAKISDFGMAKLLKKDQTRTYTGVRGTRGYVAPEWHRKLPVTVKADVYSFGIVLLELICRRKCVDWSLAEDESILEYWVYSCFEAGELGKLVGDEEVERRQFERMVKISIWCIQDEPSLRPSMKKVLLMLEGTVEIPVPPSPTSFLSTI; encoded by the coding sequence ATGGCTGTTTTGCTATGGTTATTATTCCTATCTGCATTTCATGTAGTAGCACTAGCACAACAAAGAAACTTCAATATAACTCCTGGTTCTTCTCTAACACCTACTGCCAATTCGTCATGGTTTTCACCCTCAAGGCGCTTTTCCTTTGGGTTTTATGAGCAAACTAATGGCTACGCTGTTGGAATCTCCATCAGCAGCATGCCGAAGAAGACAGCAGTGTGGACAGCAAACAGAATCAGTCCTGCTGTCCCAAGCAGCGCTGTCTTGCTCTTAACTAGTGATGGAAGGCTCATTGTGCAAGTAGGACAAGGCCAAGAAATACCTGTTATAAATCCTTCTCAAGCCATTGCTTCAGCTTCCATGCTGGACACTGGCAACTTTGTGCTCTACAATTCTAATCACAATATCATATGGCAAAGTTTTGACAACCCAACAAACACCATTTTACCTGGTCAGCATCTCTCTGCTGGACAAGAACTGTTCTCAAGCGCCTCAGAAGAAGATGACTCACTTGGGATTTTCCGTCTCAAAATGCAAAGCGATGGGAACCTCGTTCAGTATCCAGTCCAGACACCAGACACAGCCCAGTATTCTTACTTCTCAACAGGCACCAGTGGAGTAGGGAATAATGTTACACTGAATCTTGGCGATGATAGCCTCCTCTACTTACTCAATTCCACTGTCAGTCTCAAAAATCTAACAAAGGGAGACTATCCTAGAGAAAGGACCATCTATTTCATGAAAATTGATGTTGACGGTATTCTTCGAGTTTATTCACATTTTCTGAGCCAACAGAACAGCTCTGCAATATGGTCATCAGCATATGATAGATGTGTTCCAAAAGGCCTTTGTGGGCTTAATGGCTTTTGTATCAATATAGATGATCAAGTTAGCTGTGCGTGTCTTCCAGGATTTGATTTTGTAAAGCCAGGCAATTGGAGCGCAGGCTGTGAAAGAAATTTCACTGCAGAAACCTGTCGGTTAAAGGAGAAGACTTCTAAATACTATGCCATGAGATCAGTTGAGAACACAAGATGGGAAGATATCTCTTATGCTACTTTGGTcacaacaacaaaagaagattGTGTACAAGCCTGTTTACAGGATTGTAATTGTGAGGCTGCTCTATTCAAAGATAGAGAGTGTAGAAAGCAAAGGCTGCCACTGAGATATGGAAGAAGAGACATGAGTGATTCTAATCTAGCATTGGTCAAGGTGGGAATTAACGTGTTTGCAGAAGAAGGGTTGTTTAACCAGATTGAAGAAACAAAAGGAGAAAAGCTAAGGATGGACATCCTAATTGCCGGCATTACATTGGCTGCTTTTGCTTTCTTGGTGTTGGGCATCTCCGGATTCCTCATTCACAGGAATCATATCTGGACTTACAGGAAAATCCAGGAGAGTAGAAGTGTTCATTTATGTGAAGATGTTGGTCCACGAGCATTTTCATATGCAGAACTAGAGCAGGCAACCAGTGGTTTCACAGAAGAGTTAGGAAGAGGAGCATTTGGGACAGTATTTAAAGGGATTTTGGCAGAAGACCAGAAAGTGGTAGCTGTTAAGAGACTAGACAAGGAATTGGTAGAAGGGGAAAAAGAGTTCCAAACTGAAATGAAAATCATTGGAAGAACACATCATCGAAATCTAGTCCGCCTCCTTGGTTACTGCTTAGATGGATCAAGAAGGCTTCTGGTGTATGAGTACATGAGCAATGGTTCACTCTCAGACATACTTTTCACACCAGAAAAACAGCCCACGTGGGAGGAAAGGTGTGGCATCGCTAGAGATATTGCAAGGGGCCTCCTATATTTGCATGATGAGTGTGACACACAAATCATCCATTGTGATATAAAGCCTCAGAACATACTCATGGATGATCATTTTTGTGCTAAAATATCTGACTTTGGAATGGCCAAGCTCTTAAAGAAAGATCAAACAAGAACCTACACAGGGGTAAGAGGGACCAGAGGCTATGTCGCACCAGAATGGCACCGAAAACTGCCAGTGACAGTGAAAGCAGATGTTTACAGTTTTGGTATCGTTCTATTGGAATTGATCTGTCGGCGGAAGTGTGTCGATTGGAGCCTTGCTGAAGATGAATCGATTCTTGAGTACTGGGTTTACAGCTGCTTTGAGGCAGGAGAGCTAGGAAAACTGGTCGGGGACGAGGAGGTTGAGAGAAGACAATTCGAGAGAATGGTGAAAATAAGCATCTGGTGCATTCAAGACGAACCATCACTTCGCCCTTCAATGAAGAAAGTTCTATTGATGCTTGAAGGGACAGTAGAAATTCCAGTGCCTCCTAGCCCTACTTCTTTTCTAAGTACcatatag